The proteins below come from a single Fusobacterium nucleatum genomic window:
- a CDS encoding DNA-processing protein DprA has translation MYSKEELLIFSFINSNYDISIQNLTYKIFNFSNKENINFFKLNRIEKIEFLKSFFSEDNIEKTLFVFDKLNLYKIEVEKIIKNCEERNIKIFYYSYENYPKNLMNIKESPYVIFVKGNLPSNEELEKSFAIVGTRKPSKEGIDFARDIGQYLSKNNIYNISGLALGIDTVGHNMSLQKTGAILGQGLNLEIYPRENIKLAEMILENNGFLLSELIPQTEISLFSLIKRDRLQSALTSGIVIAETGIKGGTVNTFKYAREQKKKIFISEINKEFIEKYKKNLIIIKNSLDFEKKLKNNLEQKNLSLI, from the coding sequence ATGTATAGCAAAGAAGAACTTTTAATCTTTTCATTTATAAACTCAAACTATGATATAAGCATACAAAACTTAACTTACAAAATTTTTAATTTTTCAAATAAAGAAAATATAAATTTTTTTAAATTGAATAGAATAGAAAAAATTGAATTTTTAAAATCTTTTTTTAGTGAAGATAATATAGAAAAAACTTTATTTGTTTTTGATAAACTTAATTTATACAAAATTGAAGTAGAAAAAATAATTAAAAATTGTGAGGAAAGAAATATAAAAATCTTTTATTATTCTTATGAAAATTATCCTAAAAATTTAATGAATATAAAAGAAAGCCCTTATGTAATTTTTGTAAAAGGAAATTTACCTTCAAATGAAGAATTAGAAAAATCTTTTGCAATAGTTGGAACAAGAAAACCAAGTAAAGAAGGAATAGATTTTGCAAGAGATATTGGGCAATATCTATCTAAAAATAATATTTATAATATTAGTGGTTTAGCTTTAGGAATAGACACAGTAGGACATAATATGTCGTTACAAAAAACAGGAGCAATATTAGGACAAGGTTTAAATTTAGAGATTTATCCTAGAGAAAATATTAAATTAGCAGAAATGATTTTAGAAAATAATGGTTTTTTATTATCAGAATTAATACCTCAAACAGAGATTTCTTTATTTTCATTGATTAAAAGAGATAGATTACAATCAGCTTTAACTTCTGGAATTGTAATAGCAGAAACAGGAATAAAAGGTGGGACAGTAAATACTTTCAAATATGCTAGAGAGCAGAAAAAGAAAATATTTATATCTGAGATAAATAAAGAGTTCATAGAAAAGTACAAAAAAAATTTAATTATTATAAAAAATAGTTTAGATTTTGAAAAAAAATTAAAAAATAATTTAGAACAAAAAAATCTTTCTTTGATTTGA
- a CDS encoding DnaJ domain-containing protein produces the protein MKKIFLILTLFFVFCVNVCAYPSDFFKSYPNGNIKINIDWDKGKGYYNAVFYDGKNNRVKAKKNWEDFWDINSFQEFYDTLKNEYSNQKIKVLVNITNEEHPIGMFLNAKFYNSKGILIREANNDRFHHRTSLYDDNGNLKEEIVESRQWSTFSYKKYGANKQLLSEVFIVLGDNGTVETKIYNKNLIIYESYYTIKNLDFDNVKIIMSNLFKNANYQNVLDGYEKFYDNNGNLELEKTYKNGNLVDTKEYDIEKNILNKNDNYISSVNNNQNIVDNTNKESNNLNNNDNSSYILPILIISVLVLIFIITIYKLFFKKNKEKKLKYFEYIDLGDRKAVRYKGNLLNSSINYKFLCNRKNILLFITYKNGSPTSIKFSVSNYYIDIDIKKLTNNLEAKINCYIGTYKIYVSNRKFKFLDWMYGNIEPKSEINNFVETEKEVFYYLKSFSYLENIFSPILSEETLNFEEFLNFIILDGTIEEYYINGNILMRTPFKNNLKNGKMEAFYKNGKLKIEIPYSRGIVDGIAKEYFESGKLAKEIHYKDGKEMFYKSYFDNDNKQEKEKYSNGYSKDNPNKYYAILGVNKNITKDELKKVYYKLVKKYHPDKFENSSKIEKEKAENMMKDINEAYGYLMKNFI, from the coding sequence ATGAAAAAGATTTTTTTAATTTTGACTTTATTTTTTGTGTTTTGTGTGAATGTTTGTGCTTATCCATCAGATTTTTTTAAAAGTTATCCAAATGGAAATATTAAAATAAATATAGATTGGGATAAAGGGAAAGGATACTATAATGCTGTTTTCTATGATGGTAAAAATAATAGAGTAAAAGCAAAAAAGAACTGGGAAGATTTTTGGGATATCAATTCTTTTCAAGAGTTTTATGATACTTTAAAAAATGAATATTCAAATCAAAAAATAAAAGTATTAGTAAATATTACAAATGAAGAACATCCTATTGGAATGTTTCTTAATGCAAAATTTTATAATTCTAAGGGTATTCTTATAAGAGAAGCAAATAATGATAGGTTTCATCATAGAACATCATTATATGATGATAATGGAAATTTAAAAGAAGAAATTGTAGAAAGTAGACAATGGAGTACATTCTCATATAAAAAATATGGTGCTAATAAACAACTTCTAAGTGAGGTATTTATTGTTTTAGGTGATAATGGAACAGTAGAAACAAAAATATATAATAAAAATTTAATAATTTATGAAAGTTATTATACTATAAAAAATTTAGATTTTGATAATGTAAAAATAATAATGTCTAATTTATTTAAAAATGCTAATTATCAAAATGTGCTTGATGGATATGAAAAATTTTATGATAATAATGGAAATTTAGAATTAGAGAAAACCTATAAAAATGGAAATTTAGTTGATACAAAAGAATATGATATAGAAAAAAATATTTTAAATAAAAATGATAATTATATTTCAAGTGTAAATAATAATCAAAATATAGTAGATAATACAAATAAAGAAAGTAATAACTTGAATAATAATGATAATTCTTCATATATTTTACCTATTTTGATTATTTCAGTTTTAGTTTTAATTTTTATTATTACTATATATAAACTTTTCTTTAAAAAAAATAAAGAGAAAAAATTAAAATACTTTGAATATATAGATTTAGGAGATAGAAAGGCTGTTAGATACAAAGGTAATTTACTTAATTCTTCTATAAATTATAAATTTCTTTGTAATAGAAAAAATATTTTACTTTTTATTACATATAAAAATGGCTCTCCTACAAGCATTAAATTCAGTGTCTCTAATTACTATATTGATATAGATATAAAAAAATTAACTAATAATCTTGAAGCTAAAATTAATTGTTATATTGGAACTTATAAAATTTATGTATCAAATAGAAAATTTAAGTTCCTAGATTGGATGTATGGAAATATAGAACCCAAAAGTGAAATTAATAACTTTGTTGAAACTGAAAAAGAAGTTTTTTATTATTTAAAATCTTTTTCATATTTAGAAAATATTTTTTCTCCAATACTTTCAGAAGAAACTTTAAATTTTGAAGAGTTTTTAAATTTTATTATTTTAGATGGGACTATTGAAGAATATTATATAAATGGAAATATTTTAATGAGAACTCCATTTAAAAATAACTTAAAAAATGGAAAAATGGAAGCTTTTTATAAAAATGGAAAATTAAAAATTGAAATACCTTATAGTAGAGGTATAGTTGATGGAATTGCCAAAGAATATTTTGAAAGTGGTAAACTTGCAAAGGAAATTCATTATAAAGATGGAAAGGAAATGTTTTATAAATCTTACTTTGATAACGATAATAAACAAGAAAAAGAAAAATATTCTAATGGATATAGCAAAGACAATCCTAATAAATATTATGCAATACTTGGAGTTAATAAAAATATTACAAAAGATGAATTGAAAAAAGTATATTATAAATTAGTTAAAAAATATCATCCTGATAAGTTTGAAAATTCATCAAAAATAGAAAAAGAGAAAGCTGAAAATATGATGAAAGATATAAATGAAGCTTATGGATATTTAATGAAAAATTTTATATAA
- the nagB gene encoding glucosamine-6-phosphate deaminase: MRFIVTDNKRAADWGAVYIVKKIKEFNPSPEKKFVLGLPTGSTPLQMYKRLIQFNKEGIISFKNVITFNMDEYVGLPETHSQSYHYYMYNNFFNHIDIDKENINILNGMTKKYEEECKRYEEKILEAGGIDLFLGGVGVDGHIAFNEPGSSFKSRTREKQLTEDTIIANSRFFNNDITKVPQSALTVGVATIMDAKEVLIMVEGNNKARALHMGIEEGINHMWTISALQLHEKAIIVADEDACAELKVSTYKYYKDIEKKNYNVDKLIENLYKK; encoded by the coding sequence ATGAGATTTATTGTAACTGATAATAAAAGAGCTGCTGATTGGGGGGCTGTTTATATTGTAAAGAAAATTAAGGAATTTAACCCTAGTCCAGAGAAAAAATTTGTATTAGGTTTACCTACTGGTAGTACACCATTACAAATGTATAAAAGATTGATACAATTTAATAAGGAAGGGATTATTAGCTTTAAAAATGTTATTACATTTAATATGGATGAATATGTTGGACTTCCAGAAACACATTCTCAAAGTTATCATTATTATATGTATAATAATTTCTTTAATCATATTGATATAGATAAGGAAAATATCAATATTTTAAATGGTATGACTAAAAAATATGAAGAAGAATGTAAAAGATATGAGGAAAAAATTTTAGAAGCTGGAGGAATAGATTTATTTTTAGGTGGAGTTGGAGTTGATGGTCATATTGCCTTTAATGAACCTGGTTCATCTTTTAAATCAAGAACAAGAGAAAAACAACTTACAGAGGATACTATAATTGCTAATTCAAGATTTTTTAATAATGATATTACAAAAGTTCCTCAATCTGCTTTAACTGTTGGGGTAGCTACAATTATGGATGCAAAAGAAGTTTTAATAATGGTAGAAGGAAATAACAAAGCAAGAGCCTTACATATGGGAATTGAAGAAGGGATAAATCATATGTGGACTATATCAGCTTTACAATTACATGAAAAAGCTATTATTGTTGCTGATGAAGATGCCTGTGCAGAACTTAAAGTTTCAACTTATAAATATTACAAAGATATTGAAAAGAAAAATTATAATGTAGATAAATTAATTGAAAATTTATATAAAAAATAA
- a CDS encoding 2-hydroxyacyl-CoA dehydratase, which produces MNKNCKVLIPMMMDIHFDLIAGVLRNEGYDVEVLKTDHRGIIEEGLKSVHNDMCYPALLVIGQFIDALKSGKYDTNNVALLLTQTGGGCRASNYIHLLRRALEINNFHQVKVWSLNFEGLDKKNEFSLSFSGYFNLFYSILYGDLLMSIYHQSIAYEKNSGDSKKILTYWKDKLISDMGKKIFKKLKNNYKKILESFSAIPKNSDKKKIRVGIVGEIYMKYSPLGNNHLTDYLEKEGAEAVNTGLLDFLLFNLYDTIFDRKIYGRAGIKYFFIKYLVKYIEKKQREMIEVIKQFKSFIAPSSFSHVIKMTKGYLGHGVKMGEGWLLTAEILEFIHMGVKNIVCAQPFGCLPNHIIAKGMIRKIKDNHPEANIVAVDYDPGASSVNQENRIRLMLENARMTVSQR; this is translated from the coding sequence ATGAATAAAAATTGTAAGGTGCTTATTCCTATGATGATGGATATTCATTTTGATTTAATAGCAGGAGTATTAAGAAATGAAGGATATGATGTAGAAGTATTAAAAACAGATCATAGAGGAATTATTGAAGAAGGATTAAAAAGCGTTCATAATGATATGTGTTATCCAGCACTTCTTGTGATTGGACAATTTATTGATGCTTTAAAAAGTGGAAAATATGATACTAACAATGTAGCTTTATTACTTACACAAACAGGAGGAGGGTGTAGAGCTTCTAACTATATTCATTTACTTCGTAGAGCATTGGAAATAAATAATTTTCATCAAGTAAAAGTTTGGTCTTTAAATTTTGAAGGATTGGATAAAAAAAATGAATTTTCCCTTTCATTTTCTGGTTATTTTAATCTTTTTTACAGTATTTTGTATGGGGATCTTTTGATGTCTATCTATCATCAATCAATAGCATATGAAAAAAATTCAGGTGATAGTAAAAAAATATTAACTTATTGGAAAGATAAATTGATTTCTGATATGGGAAAGAAAATTTTTAAAAAGTTAAAAAATAATTATAAGAAAATTTTAGAAAGCTTTTCAGCAATTCCCAAAAATTCTGATAAGAAAAAAATTAGAGTAGGTATTGTAGGGGAAATTTATATGAAATATTCTCCTTTAGGAAATAATCATTTAACAGATTATTTAGAAAAAGAAGGAGCTGAGGCAGTTAATACAGGACTTCTTGATTTTTTATTATTTAATTTATACGATACTATTTTTGATAGAAAAATTTATGGTAGAGCAGGGATTAAGTATTTCTTTATAAAATATTTAGTAAAATATATAGAAAAGAAACAAAGAGAAATGATAGAAGTTATAAAACAGTTTAAATCTTTTATTGCTCCATCTTCTTTCAGTCATGTTATAAAAATGACAAAAGGATATTTAGGACATGGTGTAAAAATGGGAGAAGGGTGGTTATTAACAGCAGAGATATTAGAATTTATCCATATGGGAGTAAAAAATATTGTTTGTGCTCAACCCTTTGGATGTTTACCTAATCATATAATTGCAAAAGGAATGATTAGAAAGATTAAAGATAATCACCCAGAAGCAAATATTGTTGCAGTGGATTATGATCCTGGAGCAAGTTCTGTCAACCAAGAAAATAGAATCCGTTTGATGTTAGAGAATGCAAGAATGACGGTAAGTCAAAGATAA
- a CDS encoding TIGR01212 family radical SAM protein (This family includes YhcC from E. coli K-12, an uncharacterized radical SAM protein.) translates to MIRKIYTLNDFLKEKFNEKIYKVSLDGGFTCPNRDGKFSKGGCIFCSENGSGDFTSGKLKSIHTQIDEQIELVSNKYKGNKYIAYFQNFTNTYADVNYLRKLYEEALSHKNIVGLAIATRPDCLEDDILELLDELNKKTFLWIELGLQTINDEVAKYFNRAYKTKLYEEVTKKLNKLNIKFVTHIILGLPKEKNDDYLKTAIFSQNCGTWGLKLHLMYVVKNTPLEKLYKNGNLKVHTKEEYVKKIVNILENISSEIVIHRMTGDGDRETLIAPLWSIKKIDVLNSIHKEIKIRNTYQGRLYRGGLK, encoded by the coding sequence ATGATAAGAAAAATTTATACATTAAATGATTTTCTAAAAGAAAAATTTAATGAAAAAATATATAAAGTTTCTCTTGATGGAGGTTTTACCTGTCCTAATAGAGATGGAAAATTTTCAAAAGGAGGTTGCATATTTTGTAGTGAAAATGGAAGTGGGGATTTCACCTCTGGAAAATTAAAATCTATTCATACCCAGATAGATGAACAGATAGAATTAGTATCAAATAAATACAAAGGTAATAAATATATTGCTTATTTTCAAAATTTTACAAATACTTATGCAGATGTCAACTATTTAAGAAAACTTTATGAGGAAGCTTTATCACATAAAAATATAGTAGGCCTTGCAATAGCAACAAGACCTGATTGTTTAGAAGATGATATATTAGAATTATTAGATGAATTAAATAAAAAGACTTTTCTTTGGATTGAATTAGGTTTACAGACAATAAATGATGAAGTAGCTAAATATTTTAATCGTGCTTATAAAACAAAACTTTATGAAGAAGTTACTAAAAAATTAAATAAGTTGAATATAAAATTTGTAACACATATAATACTTGGTTTACCAAAAGAAAAAAATGATGACTATTTAAAAACAGCTATCTTTTCACAAAATTGTGGAACTTGGGGACTAAAACTTCATCTTATGTATGTTGTTAAAAATACTCCATTAGAAAAACTCTATAAAAATGGAAATTTAAAAGTTCATACTAAGGAAGAATATGTTAAAAAGATTGTAAATATTTTAGAAAATATATCTTCTGAGATTGTTATTCATAGAATGACAGGTGATGGGGATAGAGAAACATTGATTGCTCCATTATGGAGTATTAAAAAGATAGATGTTTTAAATTCAATACATAAAGAAATAAAAATAAGAAACACATATCAAGGAAGATTATATAGAGGAGGTTTAAAATGA
- a CDS encoding toxin-antitoxin system YwqK family antitoxin: MKTILALMLKGVIFWGILILLILAFIMIRIALKGIRLYEFYYPSGKVSSRAYLNRYGEFEGLEKKFYENGNLKAKIKWRKNILNGISYFYYEDGNLESIIPYKNGIINGIVSHFYDNRKLKYKSLFKNGIEEKILEFYDKDGNKIKDNL, from the coding sequence ATGAAAACTATATTAGCATTAATGCTCAAAGGAGTTATATTTTGGGGAATTTTAATTCTTTTAATCTTAGCTTTTATAATGATAAGAATAGCTTTAAAAGGAATAAGATTATATGAGTTTTATTATCCAAGTGGTAAAGTAAGCTCTAGAGCTTATCTTAACAGATATGGCGAATTTGAAGGATTAGAAAAAAAGTTTTATGAAAATGGAAATCTTAAAGCTAAAATAAAATGGAGAAAGAATATATTAAATGGGATTTCATATTTTTATTATGAGGATGGAAATCTCGAATCAATAATCCCTTATAAAAATGGAATAATAAATGGAATTGTTTCCCATTTTTATGATAATAGAAAATTAAAATATAAATCACTATTTAAAAATGGAATAGAAGAAAAAATTTTAGAATTTTATGATAAGGATGGAAATAAAATTAAGGATAATTTATAA
- a CDS encoding MnmA/TRMU family protein yields MEKIKALALFSGGLDSALAIKVVQEQGIEVIALNFVSHFFGGKNEKAESMAKQLGIKLEYIDFKKRHILVVEDPVYGRGKNMNPCIDCHSLMFKIAGELLEEYGASFVISGEVLGQRPMSQNSQALEKVKKLSGMEDLVLRPLSAKLLPPSKAEIMGWVDREKLLDINGRSRQRQMELMDFYGLVEYPSPGGGCLLTDPGYSSRLKVLEDDGLLKDEHHWLFKLIKEARFFRFSQARYLFVGRNKESNDKIDEFRREKNLDFYIQSSEVPGPHIIANTNLTDEEIDFAKKLFSRYSKVKGNEKVILNNSGNLEEVDVVDLEKLDEEIKKYQQF; encoded by the coding sequence ATGGAGAAAATTAAAGCTCTGGCTTTATTTTCTGGTGGTTTAGATAGTGCTTTGGCTATTAAAGTGGTACAAGAACAAGGGATAGAAGTAATCGCCTTGAATTTTGTATCACATTTTTTTGGTGGAAAAAATGAAAAGGCTGAAAGCATGGCAAAACAATTAGGAATTAAACTGGAATATATTGATTTTAAAAAAAGGCATATTCTTGTAGTTGAAGACCCTGTTTATGGTAGAGGAAAAAATATGAATCCTTGTATAGATTGTCATTCACTTATGTTTAAAATTGCAGGAGAATTATTAGAGGAATATGGTGCAAGTTTTGTTATATCAGGGGAAGTTTTAGGACAAAGACCTATGTCACAAAATTCACAAGCCTTGGAGAAAGTAAAAAAATTATCAGGTATGGAAGATTTAGTTTTAAGACCATTATCTGCAAAACTTTTACCTCCAAGTAAAGCTGAAATTATGGGCTGGGTTGATAGAGAAAAACTTTTAGATATAAATGGTCGTTCAAGACAAAGACAAATGGAATTAATGGATTTTTATGGGCTTGTTGAATATCCTAGCCCAGGTGGAGGTTGCTTACTTACTGACCCAGGATATTCAAGTAGACTTAAAGTTTTAGAAGATGATGGACTTCTTAAAGATGAACATCATTGGCTTTTTAAACTTATAAAAGAAGCTAGATTTTTTAGATTTTCACAAGCAAGATATTTATTTGTTGGTAGAAATAAAGAATCTAATGATAAAATTGATGAATTTAGAAGAGAAAAGAATTTAGATTTCTATATACAAAGTTCAGAAGTTCCAGGACCTCATATAATTGCAAATACAAATTTAACTGATGAAGAAATAGATTTTGCAAAAAAACTATTTTCAAGATATTCTAAGGTTAAAGGAAATGAAAAAGTTATCTTAAATAATTCAGGAAACTTAGAAGAAGTAGATGTAGTTGATTTAGAAAAATTAGATGAAGAAATAAAAAAATATCAACAATTTTAA
- a CDS encoding DUF6612 family protein: protein MKISLKKLLFVVLTIFSVIFIGACGKSNIDKKEVIEKFIAASESTKSGDMLVNMKMTQNQNGNKSDMEMTMNVSLILEPIAMKMEMEMPAQNLKMTSFIKDNTMYIQNPVDNQWFKQSLTDEIASQFKGYMTNSAVIYDAMRNNIDKIDIDEKGGNYIISISKDSEFLKDAMKQQLASTNTAGAQIGDDVKIENIAVKYIVDKNTYLESSSTVSFDFEMQGMKMSMEMDAKMSNINNVTDIVIPEEVLNAKEIPHQ from the coding sequence ATGAAAATTTCATTAAAAAAATTATTATTTGTTGTGCTAACTATATTTTCTGTAATTTTTATAGGTGCTTGTGGAAAAAGTAACATTGATAAAAAAGAAGTTATAGAAAAATTTATTGCTGCATCTGAAAGTACTAAAAGTGGAGATATGCTTGTAAATATGAAAATGACTCAAAATCAAAATGGTAATAAGAGTGATATGGAAATGACAATGAATGTTTCTTTAATCTTAGAACCTATTGCAATGAAAATGGAAATGGAAATGCCAGCTCAAAATCTTAAAATGACTTCTTTTATCAAAGATAACACTATGTATATTCAAAATCCAGTGGATAATCAATGGTTTAAGCAATCTCTTACTGATGAAATAGCTAGTCAATTTAAAGGATATATGACTAACTCTGCTGTTATTTATGATGCTATGAGAAATAATATAGATAAAATTGATATTGATGAAAAAGGTGGAAATTATATAATTTCAATTTCAAAAGATTCTGAATTCTTAAAGGATGCTATGAAACAACAACTTGCAAGTACAAATACAGCTGGAGCTCAAATAGGAGATGATGTTAAGATTGAAAATATAGCTGTAAAATATATAGTTGATAAAAACACATATTTAGAATCTTCTTCAACTGTATCTTTTGATTTTGAAATGCAAGGTATGAAAATGTCTATGGAAATGGATGCAAAAATGTCTAATATAAATAATGTTACAGATATTGTTATTCCAGAAGAAGTATTAAATGCAAAAGAAATACCACATCAATAA
- a CDS encoding toxin-antitoxin system YwqK family antitoxin, whose product MYILLILCVICYIFYTTKSLEEEKKGEKREVFYPNGKLLARAYFNEKGEINSIEERFFENGNIKARIKWKNGKIKEIENYYDNGNIKSRTPFVNDIIWGTVENYYKNGKLKSKVHYINGIEKEVLESYNELGEKEKKLDLDSLLNRKNK is encoded by the coding sequence ATGTATATTCTTTTAATACTTTGTGTTATCTGTTATATTTTTTATACAACAAAATCTTTGGAAGAGGAGAAAAAAGGAGAAAAAAGAGAAGTTTTTTATCCTAATGGAAAATTACTTGCTAGAGCATACTTTAATGAAAAAGGAGAAATTAATAGTATAGAAGAAAGATTCTTTGAAAATGGAAATATTAAAGCTAGAATAAAATGGAAAAATGGAAAAATTAAAGAAATTGAGAATTATTATGATAATGGAAATATAAAATCAAGAACCCCCTTTGTAAATGATATTATATGGGGGACAGTTGAGAATTACTATAAAAATGGGAAATTAAAGTCCAAAGTACATTATATAAATGGAATTGAAAAAGAAGTTTTAGAATCTTACAATGAACTAGGGGAAAAGGAGAAAAAACTTGATTTAGACAGCTTATTAAATAGAAAAAATAAATAA
- a CDS encoding formate/nitrite transporter family protein: MADGHKTPSELVDYMIKTGIDKATKPLFKLILLGIFGGAFIALGGAGNIISGSTLVKTDPGLAKFVGACVFPVGLIMVVILGSELFTSNCLLTVAYTNKKITFIQLIRNIITVYLFNYVGSFIVSYITVKGGSFNSDSLAYLQDIATHKVHTTAYALFIKGILCNVLVCGAVLLSYTAKDIIGKLFGAWFPIMLFVLIGYDHSIANMFYLTAAKLVDSSLEVSLILYNLFYVTLGNIIGGMAIGLPLYFCYYKKQD; the protein is encoded by the coding sequence ATGGCTGATGGACACAAAACACCGTCTGAATTAGTAGATTATATGATTAAAACTGGAATTGATAAGGCAACAAAACCTTTATTTAAACTTATTTTACTTGGAATTTTTGGAGGGGCTTTTATAGCATTAGGAGGAGCAGGAAATATTATTTCAGGTTCAACTTTGGTAAAAACAGATCCAGGGCTTGCAAAATTTGTAGGAGCTTGTGTTTTTCCAGTAGGACTTATTATGGTTGTAATTCTTGGTTCTGAATTATTTACAAGTAATTGTTTACTTACAGTTGCATACACTAATAAGAAAATTACTTTTATTCAACTTATTAGAAATATTATAACAGTTTATCTTTTTAACTATGTAGGAAGTTTTATTGTGTCATATATAACAGTAAAAGGTGGAAGTTTTAATTCAGATTCATTAGCTTATTTACAAGATATAGCAACTCATAAGGTTCATACTACTGCTTATGCCCTTTTTATAAAAGGAATACTATGTAATGTGCTTGTATGTGGAGCAGTTCTTCTTAGCTATACAGCAAAAGATATTATAGGAAAATTATTTGGAGCTTGGTTTCCAATAATGTTATTTGTACTTATTGGATACGATCACTCAATAGCAAATATGTTTTATTTAACAGCAGCTAAATTAGTTGATTCAAGTCTTGAAGTTTCTTTAATACTTTATAATTTATTTTATGTAACGCTTGGAAATATTATTGGTGGAATGGCTATTGGACTACCTTTATATTTTTGCTATTATAAAAAACAAGATTAA